The Paenibacillus sp. RC334 nucleotide sequence CCGCGTGGGTATTGTAGTCAAAAGCGCACCAGCCAATCGCACCAGCAATACCTTCATCGGCATAGGAGGCGTTCTGGACCCGCGTATGGCGCAGCGCGTGCTCCATTACCCGTTCCTCCTGATCAAAACGTTTGGTCGGATACATATGCCCGTTATATTCCGTCACCAGATAAGGGACTGGGTGATCCAGCTTCGTGACGAGGGAAGGCTGACGCAAGCCTGTCGTTTCGCCATCTACGCCTTCTGTATCGTCGTACGTATCGAAATTGCGAATTTCCTTCGCCAAATATTTTTTATGCCCACCGTCATGAACAAAATCGTTCATCGTATACACATCTTCCAGCAGCTCGCTGCCTACAATATAGCGCACGCCGCCAGTCGCACGAGTCGGATCAAGCTTGCGTGCAAGCTCATTAGTACGTGCGTACAGCTCATGATCATCCTGCGATTCATTAATCCGCACGCCCCAGATCACAATAGACGGATGATTACGATCACAGATAATCATGTCCTCTACATCCTTTACCGCCTGTTCCTTCCACGCTTCGCCGCCGATATGCTGCCAGCCCGGAATTTCCTCAAAAACGAGCAACCCGATCTCATCGCAACGGTCCAGAAAATGACGGGACTGCGGGTAATGCGATGTCCGCACCATATTCAGGCCCAATTCCTCTTTGAGTACATCGGCATCACGGCGCTGCGCTCTTTTCGGCATGGCATAGCCGACATACGGGTAAGACTGATGGCGGTTCAAGCCGAGCAGCTTGATCTTTCGCCCGTTCAGGTAAAATCCATCCGGCTGGAATTCGGCTTCGCGGAAGCCAAAGCGCACATTCAGCCGATCCAGCTCTTCCCCGTCTCTTAGCAGCGTCAGCTCTGCTTCATACAGCTTGGGATCATCTATATCCCAAAGCTGCAGGCCGCCCAGCTCGTTCAGTTCCAGCGTCACCTCCGCTGCCGCCACTGCTGTCGGCCCGGTCTCCGCCTTCACGTTCGCTCCGTCCAGCAGTCGCAGGGCAACCGTCAAATCGTTCTCCTGATCACCAATCCCCTCCAGCTCCAAGACCACGCGTACCGCCTTGCTTGCCGCAAGCGGCTCCGGTGTTTGGAGGAATACCGTGCCGAGATGCACAGGCTCGACAACTCGCAGCTGCACCTCGCGGTAAATACCACCGTAGGTCAGATAGTCAATAACTGCCCCAAAAGGAGGGATGTCATCCCGTTCCGTGGAATCGACAATGACCGTTAGCACGTTGGAGCCGCCATATTCCGCAAGTCCGGTCAATTCAATACTGAACGGCGTGTAGCCACCTTTATGCTCCCCCGCTTTTACCCCATTCAGATATATCTCCGCATAAGTCATGACCCCTTCAAAATCGACGTACGCCCGTTTCCCCTTGGCATCCGTCGGAATGTCCAACTCCCTTTTATACGTGGAAACAAACTGAAACGCCTTGTCGTCAAAATAGTTATACGGCAGCTCTACATTGGTGTGTGGCAGCAGAATGGGCTCATACCGACTCGCATCAATTCCTGCGCTTATTTCGCTCTCAACATATTCAGGACGGTAAAACCACTGGTCATTCAACGGCAAAATGGTACGCATGGGCAGTCACCTCAACCTTTTATTTTCCAATCTGATACCATAGTAAAATATTCAAGTAAAAATAACGAGTAAAACTTAGTAAAATAAATATATTTTTAATGTAAGCATTTACAAAGTATTTGTCAATTCCGTTTTTTTCATCTGTCCATACAAAAAAACAGCCCCGGCATCCGGAGCTGTGAAGATCATGAAATACACAATGGAGCACATTTCTATATCGAAGCCGTAAACGGCGACGCACTGCTGTTACGAATCATCAGCTCGGTCGGAATGGTGACCTTGCGACCGACCTCATTTGGACCGTTGCGCACCGTATGCAGCAAGAGCTGAACGCCCGTTTCTCCCATCAATTCGGTATACGTCTTGACCGTCGTCAGCGACGGTGTCAAATATTCCGCTGTCGGAATATCATTGAAGCCGACGATTGAAATACGTTCAGGGACAGCAATTTGGTGCTGCTCCAGCGCCTTTAATACGCCAATCGCCACCGAATCGCTCGCAACAAAGAAGGCTGTAGGCAGGTTCCCTGGCCCCGCCAGAATGGCCGCTTCCATCGCACGAAAGCCGTCTGCCGCCGTTCCGCCGCACACATGAACGTCGTTCGACGAGCATAGCCCATGCTGCTCTTTATACCGCAAAAAGGTCTCATAGCGGGCATCCATCTCCGCCTGATCGGAATCATGGGCCTGCTCATCCTTACCCATGCCCACATAACCGATGTGGCGATGGCCCGCGTCCATCAAATAATCCAGCGCGTCCGCTGCAGCACGAGCGAGGTCAATGATGACATAGTCCGCCCCCGTACGCTCTACCGGGTGATCCAGAAAAACACAAGGAACAGGAAGCTCCAGCATACGCTCCACTTCCTTGCTGCTAAAGTGCCCGAGAACGATCAGCCCGTGCAGCTCTTCGGACAGTGTCTTTAGTGCGGACAGGTCTTCCCGCCGAAAAATGCGCTCCAATTGCGCTCCGCTCTGGCGGCATTCCTTTTCCACGCCGAATCGGATGGACAGATAATATGGGTCCTCCAGTTCCTGATACGCGCTAAACCAATGAACCATACCGAGCCGGATCGGCCCCTCGGCCTTTTTACGAGGCTGACGCCCGATACCGCCATTTTTACGTTTAACAGTCGTATATTTCATCCGTTCGGCAACTTCAAAAATTTTACGCCGCGTTTCCTCTGACACTGACAATGTTTCATCATAATTCAATACCCGAGAGACTGTTGATATGGAAACTTCCGCCTCCTGAGCAATATCTTTTAACGTAGGCATTGCATACTCCTTTGATGGTTTTACTCCATTTTTACGTTCTTTTACTGTTATCTTACTCGTCGTCTCTGTACAACACAAGCTGTCGTTTTAGAAGGTTAAGCCAAATTTTTCATATAACAAGTCCAATCATGATAAAATATGGTTCATATCAGAAATGACACCAAGGAGGATATACGTATGAAACAGGAACTGATTGAACGCCTGACCACTTATGTTCAGGTAGATACCCAAGCCGATGAAAGCAGCAATACTTGCCCAACCACGCCCGGACAGCTCACACTGGGCAACCTGCTGGTCAACGAACTGAAAGCCATTGGTATGGCGGACATAACTATGGACGAAAACGGTTATGTCATGGCAACCCTTCCTTCCAATACGGATAAAGAAGTTCCGGTTATCGGCTTTTTGGCCCATCTCGATACCGCTACCGAAATGACTGGCGCAGGGGTAAAGCCTCAATTGATTGAAAACTATGATGGGGGCGACATTACGCTGAATACGTCGCTGGGTGTGACACTCTCTCCGCGCGAGTTTCCCGAGCTGCCTCAATATAAAGGTCACACCCTGATCACAACGGACGGTACCACATTGCTTGGTGCAGATAACAAAGCCGGGATCGCAGAAATTATGACAGCCATACATTATCTGCTGGATCACCCGGAGATCCAGCACGGCAAGATTCGCGTCGCATTTACACCGGACGAGGAGATTGGAAGAGGACCGGAACGGTTTGATGTAGCTGCTTTTGGTGCTGAATATGCGTATACAGTCGATGGCGGGCCGCTCGGAGAACTGGAATATGAAAGCTTCAACGCCGCAGCCGCCCATATTACTATTCATGGCGTTAATGTCCATCCTGGTACAGCCAAAAACAAAATGATTAACGCCGTCAAAATTGCCATGGAGCTGAACGGACGATTGCCGGCGAATGAAGCTCCGGAATACACGGACGGATACGATGGCTTTTATCATTTGCTGGAATTTGAGGGTACGGTAGAACAAGCCAAACTGTACTATATCATCCGTGATTTTGATCGTGAAAGCTTTGAAAACCGGAAGGCTTACTTAACGAACGTGGTGAAAGAGCTGCAAGCCGCATATGGAGAAAACCGTATCGTTCTGGAGCTGAGAGATCAGTATTACAACATGAAGGAGAAAATCGAGCCCGTCAAGCACATCGTGGATGTTGCCCATGAAGCGATGACAAAGCTGGGCATTGATCCGATCATCAAGCCGATTCGCGGCGGTACAGATGGTTCACAGCTGTCCTATATGGGACTGCCTACACCGAATATTTTTACAGGTGGGGAGAACTACCACGGCAAATTCGAGTATGTCTCTGTGGACAACATGGTGCTTGCAACCAAGGTCATTGTCGAAATCGTACAATTATTCGAACAGCGCGGCGAGTGAACCGATTACAAGAAGCTTTTGCATCATCATAAAACGAAAGGGCACATCATTTCCTTGCTGGAAACGGTGTGCCTTTTTTCTGAAACTCTCATACTCGTTAAAATTTTCAGTACTTTTATTACTTTTATCATTCTAAAGACCGATAATAAATATATAACTATAAAAAATATATTTAGTAAAGAAAGGTAGGTAATCTATTTGAATACAGTAGATGCATTAATTGCATCCATTTCCTACATACAACAGATTATGCGTGAGAAGGTAACCCTTTGCCTCTTTGACCGTACTCATGTACTGGCTTATAGCGAGTCGGAGGGGATGGAGCTCGGCTTTGAAGTCGGCTCAGAGCTGCTCAAGGGCTACCAAAATTTT carries:
- a CDS encoding glycoside hydrolase family 2 TIM barrel-domain containing protein; translation: MRTILPLNDQWFYRPEYVESEISAGIDASRYEPILLPHTNVELPYNYFDDKAFQFVSTYKRELDIPTDAKGKRAYVDFEGVMTYAEIYLNGVKAGEHKGGYTPFSIELTGLAEYGGSNVLTVIVDSTERDDIPPFGAVIDYLTYGGIYREVQLRVVEPVHLGTVFLQTPEPLAASKAVRVVLELEGIGDQENDLTVALRLLDGANVKAETGPTAVAAAEVTLELNELGGLQLWDIDDPKLYEAELTLLRDGEELDRLNVRFGFREAEFQPDGFYLNGRKIKLLGLNRHQSYPYVGYAMPKRAQRRDADVLKEELGLNMVRTSHYPQSRHFLDRCDEIGLLVFEEIPGWQHIGGEAWKEQAVKDVEDMIICDRNHPSIVIWGVRINESQDDHELYARTNELARKLDPTRATGGVRYIVGSELLEDVYTMNDFVHDGGHKKYLAKEIRNFDTYDDTEGVDGETTGLRQPSLVTKLDHPVPYLVTEYNGHMYPTKRFDQEERVMEHALRHTRVQNASYADEGIAGAIGWCAFDYNTHADFGSGDKICYHGVMDMFRLPKFAANVYRSQKRVEQEVILEPVTYWSRGERNIGGVVPLVVFTNCDEVEFIYGDERKGVYRPNQEKYPALPHPPVVIDELTGHWGMKWEDAVFIGYVDGQEVVRRRYSRNPVPTELRVAADDTVLEAGDWDVTRVVVDALDEYGNVLPFYADPVSVEVEGAGELIGPSSLSLIGGRIAFWIRTKGEAGNIRVKVSAPSRFSPQEVSIHVQ
- a CDS encoding LacI family DNA-binding transcriptional regulator; this encodes MPTLKDIAQEAEVSISTVSRVLNYDETLSVSEETRRKIFEVAERMKYTTVKRKNGGIGRQPRKKAEGPIRLGMVHWFSAYQELEDPYYLSIRFGVEKECRQSGAQLERIFRREDLSALKTLSEELHGLIVLGHFSSKEVERMLELPVPCVFLDHPVERTGADYVIIDLARAAADALDYLMDAGHRHIGYVGMGKDEQAHDSDQAEMDARYETFLRYKEQHGLCSSNDVHVCGGTAADGFRAMEAAILAGPGNLPTAFFVASDSVAIGVLKALEQHQIAVPERISIVGFNDIPTAEYLTPSLTTVKTYTELMGETGVQLLLHTVRNGPNEVGRKVTIPTELMIRNSSASPFTASI
- the pepT gene encoding peptidase T, with the translated sequence MKQELIERLTTYVQVDTQADESSNTCPTTPGQLTLGNLLVNELKAIGMADITMDENGYVMATLPSNTDKEVPVIGFLAHLDTATEMTGAGVKPQLIENYDGGDITLNTSLGVTLSPREFPELPQYKGHTLITTDGTTLLGADNKAGIAEIMTAIHYLLDHPEIQHGKIRVAFTPDEEIGRGPERFDVAAFGAEYAYTVDGGPLGELEYESFNAAAAHITIHGVNVHPGTAKNKMINAVKIAMELNGRLPANEAPEYTDGYDGFYHLLEFEGTVEQAKLYYIIRDFDRESFENRKAYLTNVVKELQAAYGENRIVLELRDQYYNMKEKIEPVKHIVDVAHEAMTKLGIDPIIKPIRGGTDGSQLSYMGLPTPNIFTGGENYHGKFEYVSVDNMVLATKVIVEIVQLFEQRGE